A genomic segment from Diospyros lotus cultivar Yz01 chromosome 5, ASM1463336v1, whole genome shotgun sequence encodes:
- the LOC127802010 gene encoding filament-like plant protein 7 isoform X2, translated as MDHKAWLWRKRSSEKTIVAKNAQDIASKGNEEEMTPSEKEVYLERLANLNEKLESVLRESETKDELLARHAKMVEETTAGWEKAEAEVVSLKQQLGKVSQEKMASNERLTELNAALKESMQQLNAVRENQEQRVHDAVMKTSREFEKAQKKLEEKLTEKSRRLANLTAESTRLSKALLMKEKLIEDLSKDKSQTEAEFNTLMSRLDSVEKENAFLKYEFRMLEKEFQIRNEEIEFNRQSADVAYKQHLEGVKKIAKLEAECQRLRVLVRKRLPGPAALAKMKSEVEILGRNHSEIRRRKLNPVTGSLVVSDHTLQTSEIPNKKINFLIERLCDIEEENKTLKAILAKKDVELHSSQLVCTQTSSKLSMVETQCGELAKGQKSMELAMCSPMSKELSPTPSFGTSNDEITHSESWACALISELDYFRNQKPKTPNKLKPFGVSDMSLMDDFVEMEKLATASIHTPTAASCASSDGSNALAIYSEESSGYHLDARGKELVAVVQQYNDIDSEIHTNCDSTRKSYNWLENVLKLILDQNRISKRSFEDLLEDVRIALTHMKHSCATEGDKEQGSKDCKASDPVPISGYITWKSPNTSPRVGPLCRTPYTDSSAEESNQHGQSSLSRSIHKTIEVIRRIDPACSNIGYIPDNVSERDGVTLQCKLLTKPSDYMICIFQCKSSELSSVLQQFIHVCDDLLDGKANFENFAAELASALDWIVDNCVISQDVSSTRVEDSHLSEEQLTCLLTSSNGQNVAFAMEKIQSALQEEIRGLKDELKSMESSKIELEVRLKSSNDKNEAAMSELQEAEQNIGYFQKELNTLKESKGLTEDQIENQKLINEDLDTQLSVTKVKLNEVLQKLSSLEVELEDKNRCCEELEGTCLELQLQLEREVPRDSTDQEGKLLQSGWEITAASAKLAECQETILNLGKQLNALACPRETSVFDKVITTTSTTNKKKKLSQRSSLRDRMLAEDDAEAEDQESPNTKEIISTVKAKTPPIHLSGNQNPLFAPSVLITRPEAYLGLERDTHAAAFGSLAIVASKKRGKGFGLLRKLLSRRKRGSSKKASRFLTT; from the exons ATGGACCACAAGGCATGGCTTTGGAGGAAGAGATCATCAGAGAAGACAATTGTTGCAAAGAATGCACAGGACATTGCTTcaaaaggaaatgaagaagag ATGACTCCATCTGAGAAGGAGGTCTATTTGGAGAGATTGGCAAATCTAAATGAGAAGTTAGAATCAGTTCTCCGTGAGAGTGAAACCAAAGATGAACTTCTAGCTAGACATGCAAAAATGGTAGAAGAAACCACTGCAG GCTGGGAGAAGGCAGAGGCAGAAGTAGTTTCTTTAAAACAACAACTTGGGAAAGTATCACAGGAGAAAATGGCTTCAAATGAAAGATTAACTGAGCTAAATGCTGCATTGAAAGAATCCATGCAGCAACTGAATGCTGTTAGAGAAAATCAAGAACAAAGGGTACATGATGCTGTTATGAAGACCTCCAGAGAATTTGAGAAGGCACAGAAAAAACTAGAGGAAAAGTTAACTGAGAAGAGTAGAAGGCTTGCTAACTTGACTGCTGAGAGCACTCGTCTGAGTAAGGCTCTCCTAATGAAAGAGAAACTGATTGAAGATCTCAGCAAAGACAAGTCTCAGACAGAAGCAGAATTCAACACCCTTATGTCCAGACTAGACTctgtagaaaaagaaaatgcttTTCTAAAGTATGAGTTTCGCATGCTTGAAAAGGAGTTTCAGATTCGAAATGAGGAGATTGAATTTAATCGTCAATCTGCTGATGTGGCATACAAGCAACACCTGGAGGGTGTTAAGAAGATTGCAAAGCTGGAAGCAGAATGTCAGAGATTACGAGTTTTAGTGCGGAAGCGATTACCAGGTCCTGCTGCTCTGGCAAAGATGAAGAGTGAGGTCGAAATCCTGGGAAGGAATCACTCTGAGATTAGGAGGAGAAAGTTGAATCCTGTAACGGGAAGTTTGGTTGTGAGCGATCACACTCTACAAACTTCTGAAATTCCCAATAAGAAGATCAATTTCTTGATTGAGCGGTTGTGTGatatagaagaagaaaacaagactCTGAAAGCAATTTTGGCAAAGAAAGATGTTGAGCTCCATTCTTCGCAATTAGTGTGCACCCAAACCAGTTCTAAATTATCAATGGTTGAAACTCAGTGTGGAGAACTCGCAAAAGGTCAAAAGTCTATGGAATTGGCTATGTGCAGTCCTATGTCAAAAGAGCTCTCTCCAACTCCAAGTTTTGGCACCAGCAATGATGAAATTACTCATTCTGAATCGTGGGCTTGTGCTTTAATTTCAGAACTGGATTATTTCAGAAATCAAAAACCCAAGACACCCAACAAACTAAAACCTTTTGGAGTTTCAGACATGAGCTTAATGGATGACTTTGTTGAGATGGAAAAATTAGCAACAGCTAGTATTCATACCCCAACAGCAGCTTCTTGTGCTTCTTCAGATGGTAGTAATGCGTTAGCAATTTACTCAGAGGAGTCAAGTGGATATCATTTAGATGCAAGAGGAAAAGAACTAGTGGCAGTGGTGCAACAGTACAATGACATTGACTctgaaattcacacaaattGTGATTCAACTAGAAAAAGCTATAATTGGCTTGAAAATGTCCTGAAATTGATCTTAGATCAAAACCGAATATCAAAAAGAAGTTTTGAGGATCTTCTTGAGGATGTTAGAATAGCTTTGACTCATATGAAACATTCTTGTGCTACTGAAGGTGACAAGGAACAGGGCTCAAAGGACTGTAAGGCATCTGACCCTGTCCCTATTAGTGGCTACATCACCTGGAAATCTCCAAATACATCTCCAAGGGTTGGTCCATTATGTAGAACTCCTTATACTGACTCCTCAGCAGAAGAAAGCAACCAGCATGGTCAATCTAGTCTGAGTAGGTCAATTCATAAGACCATTGAGGTTATCAGAAGAATTGATCCTGCATGCTCAAATATTGGTTATATTCCTGATAATGTTTCAGAAAGAGATGGGGTCACCTTACAGTGCAAGCTATTGACAAAACCATCAGACTACATGATTTGCATTTTCCAGTGCAAAAGTTCTGAACTAAGCAGCGTTCTACAACAATTTATCCATGTTTGTGATGATCTGTTGGATGGCAAGGCTAATTTTGAGAACTTTGCTGCTGAATTGGCATCTGCATTAGATTGGATTGTAGACAACTGCGTTATCTCTCAAGATGTTTCTAGTACGAGGGTTGAAGATAGCCACTTGTCTGAAGAGCAGTTGACATGTTTGCTTacttcttcaaatggccaaaatgTTGCATTTGCAATGGAGAAGATCCAGTCTGCTTTGCAAGAAGAAATCAGGGGACTAAAAGATGAGTTGAAGAGTATGGAATCTTCAAAAATAGAGTTAGAGGTGAGGCTAAAGTCTTCCAATGACAAGAACGAGGCTGCAATGAGTGAACTCCAGGAAGCTGAACAAAATATTGGATACTTTCAGAAAGAACTAAACACATTGAAAGAATCCAAAGGACTTACTGAGGATCAGATTGAAAATCAGAAACTTATCAATGAAGATCTTGATACCCAACTATCTGTTACTAAAGTTAAACTGAATGAGGTTCTTCAAAAGTTATCCTCTCTTGAAGTAGAACTAGAAGATAAAAATCGTTGTTGTGAAGAATTAGAAGGTACATGCCTTGAGCTTCAACTCCAGCTTGAAAG GGAAGTTCCAAGAGACAGCACAGACCAGGAGGGGAAGCTTCTCCAAAGT GGCTGGGAGATCACAGCTGCTTCTGCAAAACTGGCTGAGTGCCAAGAAACAATTCTAAATCTGGGGAAACAGTTGAACGCACTGGCTTGTCCGAGGGAAACATCTGTATTTGACAAGGTCATTACTACCACAAGCACcaccaacaagaagaagaagttgagccAGCGGTCTTCTCTGCGTGACCGGATGCTAGCCGAGGATGATGCTGAAGCAGAGGACCAGGAGTCCCCaaacacaaaagaaattatCAGCACCGTCAAAGCAAAGACACCACCAATTCATCTCTCTGGCAATCAAAATCCTTTGTTTGCGCCTAGTGTCCTCATTACACGTCCAGAAGCATACCTCGGTTTGGAACGCGACACTCATGCAGCAGCATTCGGGTCTCTGGCAATTGTAGCAAGCAAGAAACGAGGAAAAGGGTTTGGTTTGCTGAGGAAGCTACTATCAAGAAGGAAGAGAGGGAGCAGCAAGAAGGCATCTCGATTTCTCACCACCTAA
- the LOC127802010 gene encoding filament-like plant protein 7 isoform X1, with translation MDHKAWLWRKRSSEKTIVAKNAQDIASKGNEEEMTPSEKEVYLERLANLNEKLESVLRESETKDELLARHAKMVEETTAGWEKAEAEVVSLKQQLGKVSQEKMASNERLTELNAALKESMQQLNAVRENQEQRVHDAVMKTSREFEKAQKKLEEKLTEKSRRLANLTAESTRLSKALLMKEKLIEDLSKDKSQTEAEFNTLMSRLDSVEKENAFLKYEFRMLEKEFQIRNEEIEFNRQSADVAYKQHLEGVKKIAKLEAECQRLRVLVRKRLPGPAALAKMKSEVEILGRNHSEIRRRKLNPVTGSLVVSDHTLQTSEIPNKKINFLIERLCDIEEENKTLKAILAKKDVELHSSQLVCTQTSSKLSMVETQCGELAKGQKSMELAMCSPMSKELSPTPSFGTSNDEITHSESWACALISELDYFRNQKPKTPNKLKPFGVSDMSLMDDFVEMEKLATASIHTPTAASCASSDGSNALAIYSEESSGYHLDARGKELVAVVQQYNDIDSEIHTNCDSTRKSYNWLENVLKLILDQNRISKRSFEDLLEDVRIALTHMKHSCATEGDKEQGSKDCKASDPVPISGYITWKSPNTSPRVGPLCRTPYTDSSAEESNQHGQSSLSRSIHKTIEVIRRIDPACSNIGYIPDNVSERDGVTLQCKLLTKPSDYMICIFQCKSSELSSVLQQFIHVCDDLLDGKANFENFAAELASALDWIVDNCVISQDVSSTRVEDSHLSEEQLTCLLTSSNGQNVAFAMEKIQSALQEEIRGLKDELKSMESSKIELEVRLKSSNDKNEAAMSELQEAEQNIGYFQKELNTLKESKGLTEDQIENQKLINEDLDTQLSVTKVKLNEVLQKLSSLEVELEDKNRCCEELEGTCLELQLQLESVANREVPRDSTDQEGKLLQSGWEITAASAKLAECQETILNLGKQLNALACPRETSVFDKVITTTSTTNKKKKLSQRSSLRDRMLAEDDAEAEDQESPNTKEIISTVKAKTPPIHLSGNQNPLFAPSVLITRPEAYLGLERDTHAAAFGSLAIVASKKRGKGFGLLRKLLSRRKRGSSKKASRFLTT, from the exons ATGGACCACAAGGCATGGCTTTGGAGGAAGAGATCATCAGAGAAGACAATTGTTGCAAAGAATGCACAGGACATTGCTTcaaaaggaaatgaagaagag ATGACTCCATCTGAGAAGGAGGTCTATTTGGAGAGATTGGCAAATCTAAATGAGAAGTTAGAATCAGTTCTCCGTGAGAGTGAAACCAAAGATGAACTTCTAGCTAGACATGCAAAAATGGTAGAAGAAACCACTGCAG GCTGGGAGAAGGCAGAGGCAGAAGTAGTTTCTTTAAAACAACAACTTGGGAAAGTATCACAGGAGAAAATGGCTTCAAATGAAAGATTAACTGAGCTAAATGCTGCATTGAAAGAATCCATGCAGCAACTGAATGCTGTTAGAGAAAATCAAGAACAAAGGGTACATGATGCTGTTATGAAGACCTCCAGAGAATTTGAGAAGGCACAGAAAAAACTAGAGGAAAAGTTAACTGAGAAGAGTAGAAGGCTTGCTAACTTGACTGCTGAGAGCACTCGTCTGAGTAAGGCTCTCCTAATGAAAGAGAAACTGATTGAAGATCTCAGCAAAGACAAGTCTCAGACAGAAGCAGAATTCAACACCCTTATGTCCAGACTAGACTctgtagaaaaagaaaatgcttTTCTAAAGTATGAGTTTCGCATGCTTGAAAAGGAGTTTCAGATTCGAAATGAGGAGATTGAATTTAATCGTCAATCTGCTGATGTGGCATACAAGCAACACCTGGAGGGTGTTAAGAAGATTGCAAAGCTGGAAGCAGAATGTCAGAGATTACGAGTTTTAGTGCGGAAGCGATTACCAGGTCCTGCTGCTCTGGCAAAGATGAAGAGTGAGGTCGAAATCCTGGGAAGGAATCACTCTGAGATTAGGAGGAGAAAGTTGAATCCTGTAACGGGAAGTTTGGTTGTGAGCGATCACACTCTACAAACTTCTGAAATTCCCAATAAGAAGATCAATTTCTTGATTGAGCGGTTGTGTGatatagaagaagaaaacaagactCTGAAAGCAATTTTGGCAAAGAAAGATGTTGAGCTCCATTCTTCGCAATTAGTGTGCACCCAAACCAGTTCTAAATTATCAATGGTTGAAACTCAGTGTGGAGAACTCGCAAAAGGTCAAAAGTCTATGGAATTGGCTATGTGCAGTCCTATGTCAAAAGAGCTCTCTCCAACTCCAAGTTTTGGCACCAGCAATGATGAAATTACTCATTCTGAATCGTGGGCTTGTGCTTTAATTTCAGAACTGGATTATTTCAGAAATCAAAAACCCAAGACACCCAACAAACTAAAACCTTTTGGAGTTTCAGACATGAGCTTAATGGATGACTTTGTTGAGATGGAAAAATTAGCAACAGCTAGTATTCATACCCCAACAGCAGCTTCTTGTGCTTCTTCAGATGGTAGTAATGCGTTAGCAATTTACTCAGAGGAGTCAAGTGGATATCATTTAGATGCAAGAGGAAAAGAACTAGTGGCAGTGGTGCAACAGTACAATGACATTGACTctgaaattcacacaaattGTGATTCAACTAGAAAAAGCTATAATTGGCTTGAAAATGTCCTGAAATTGATCTTAGATCAAAACCGAATATCAAAAAGAAGTTTTGAGGATCTTCTTGAGGATGTTAGAATAGCTTTGACTCATATGAAACATTCTTGTGCTACTGAAGGTGACAAGGAACAGGGCTCAAAGGACTGTAAGGCATCTGACCCTGTCCCTATTAGTGGCTACATCACCTGGAAATCTCCAAATACATCTCCAAGGGTTGGTCCATTATGTAGAACTCCTTATACTGACTCCTCAGCAGAAGAAAGCAACCAGCATGGTCAATCTAGTCTGAGTAGGTCAATTCATAAGACCATTGAGGTTATCAGAAGAATTGATCCTGCATGCTCAAATATTGGTTATATTCCTGATAATGTTTCAGAAAGAGATGGGGTCACCTTACAGTGCAAGCTATTGACAAAACCATCAGACTACATGATTTGCATTTTCCAGTGCAAAAGTTCTGAACTAAGCAGCGTTCTACAACAATTTATCCATGTTTGTGATGATCTGTTGGATGGCAAGGCTAATTTTGAGAACTTTGCTGCTGAATTGGCATCTGCATTAGATTGGATTGTAGACAACTGCGTTATCTCTCAAGATGTTTCTAGTACGAGGGTTGAAGATAGCCACTTGTCTGAAGAGCAGTTGACATGTTTGCTTacttcttcaaatggccaaaatgTTGCATTTGCAATGGAGAAGATCCAGTCTGCTTTGCAAGAAGAAATCAGGGGACTAAAAGATGAGTTGAAGAGTATGGAATCTTCAAAAATAGAGTTAGAGGTGAGGCTAAAGTCTTCCAATGACAAGAACGAGGCTGCAATGAGTGAACTCCAGGAAGCTGAACAAAATATTGGATACTTTCAGAAAGAACTAAACACATTGAAAGAATCCAAAGGACTTACTGAGGATCAGATTGAAAATCAGAAACTTATCAATGAAGATCTTGATACCCAACTATCTGTTACTAAAGTTAAACTGAATGAGGTTCTTCAAAAGTTATCCTCTCTTGAAGTAGAACTAGAAGATAAAAATCGTTGTTGTGAAGAATTAGAAGGTACATGCCTTGAGCTTCAACTCCAGCTTGAAAG TGTTGCCAACAGGGAAGTTCCAAGAGACAGCACAGACCAGGAGGGGAAGCTTCTCCAAAGT GGCTGGGAGATCACAGCTGCTTCTGCAAAACTGGCTGAGTGCCAAGAAACAATTCTAAATCTGGGGAAACAGTTGAACGCACTGGCTTGTCCGAGGGAAACATCTGTATTTGACAAGGTCATTACTACCACAAGCACcaccaacaagaagaagaagttgagccAGCGGTCTTCTCTGCGTGACCGGATGCTAGCCGAGGATGATGCTGAAGCAGAGGACCAGGAGTCCCCaaacacaaaagaaattatCAGCACCGTCAAAGCAAAGACACCACCAATTCATCTCTCTGGCAATCAAAATCCTTTGTTTGCGCCTAGTGTCCTCATTACACGTCCAGAAGCATACCTCGGTTTGGAACGCGACACTCATGCAGCAGCATTCGGGTCTCTGGCAATTGTAGCAAGCAAGAAACGAGGAAAAGGGTTTGGTTTGCTGAGGAAGCTACTATCAAGAAGGAAGAGAGGGAGCAGCAAGAAGGCATCTCGATTTCTCACCACCTAA